GCGAAAGCCCCTTTTTAAATTGTAACAATTTCTATTCTCAATCTCAATCCGCCGCGGCGGACTGTTTGGGATTGCATAAGAATATAAGTTAATGTAATAAGTTATTTCCCGTCCCAAACAGGGGTTTGGGACGGAGTTGTTCTGCATCGTAGCACGATAATCCTTAATGAAAAAAATTCTTCTCGTAGCATTCCTCACATTTGCAGCGGCATTTACTCCGATAGCCGCCAAATACACAGTTGCGCAGATATCTCCCCTTTCATTAGCATTCTTAAGATTCGGTTTAGCAACTGCATTGCTGCTTCTTGTGTGCGCTCACAGAAAAGTTAATTTAAAAATAGAAAAAGAGGACTACTTAAAATTTCTCTTTACTGGATTTTTAGTAATCCCCTTTAATCAGATTGTTTTTTTAGTCGGCATAAAATTATCGGCAGCTTCGCACTCGGGAGTTTTGTACTCCTGCACTCCAATGATAGTTTACATTTGTTCAATATTTCTGAAGCATGAAAAATTTCAGGCGAAGAAGATATTTACTATTTCTTTAACTATAGTCGGTATATTTCTGATATTTTATGAGAACATAATGAATGTACACAAAGACGGACACGATATTTTAATCGGAGACATACTTTTATTTTTTGCAGTGCTATCATTTGCGATGTATCTTGCGTTCAGCAAAACGTTAATAGTAAAATACGGTTCTTTAAAAGCACAGACGGTTTCGTTTTCAGTGGGAAGCGTTATGTACATTCCCATTTTTCTCTGGGATATGCATAACATAAATTTTTCTGAAGTTAATTTCTTCGGCTGGCTGGGATATTTTCATCTTGCAATAATCGTTGCCTTTGCAAGTTACTTTTTATATTCTTATACAACAAAGTTTATTCATACAAGCACGCTTACTACGCTTACAAATATGGCTCCTATTTTTACACTCATATTTTCCTGGATTTTATTAAAGGAAAGTTTATCTTATTTTTTTATGATTGGCGCAGTAGTAACCTTCATAGGAGTTTTCCTAACGCAGTTAATGACTATGCAGCAAAAAAATACGAAGAAACAAAACAATGAACCACCAAAAGATCAGGTAGAGGTGACAAATTTATAAAACATTGGAAGAAACATCTAAAATAAAAGTTAAAGTTGCATTAAATTCTCTCTTTGCCGCGGTATTTATTACAGGGATAAAGATACTTGCTGCTTACTTCAGCGGAAGCTTGGCAATCCTTACTGAAGTAGTGAATTCCGGCATCGATATATTCGTATGTCTTGTTACAATTTTCTCAGTAAAATATGCAGCGAAACCTGCAGACGATGACCATAACTACGGACACGAAAAAGCAGAGAACATCTCTGCTCTCATTCAGGTGTTATTTTTATTCGGTACAAGTTCGTTTATTATTTATGAAGCTGTTCAAAGAATATTTTTAGGCAAACACCCTGAGCTGAATATAACAGCATGGACATTTGCTGCATTACTTTTATCAATCGGAATTGATTTTTTCCGAGCACGAGCATTGAACAGAATTGCCGATGAAACAAAATCAAATGCATTAAAAGCCGATGCTCTGCATTTCTCCTCTGATATTTTAAGTTCAATGATTGTTATAGTGGGATTGATATTCAGCTTTTTCGGATATGATAAAGCTGATGCAATCAGCGCATTTGTTGTTGCTATAATAATTATCATTCTCGGATTAAAGATGTCTAAGAAGGCAATAGATTCATTACTTGATAGAGTGCCTCCCGGGTTATCGGAGAAAATAAGATATGAGACTTTATTAATTGAAGGTGTTGAAGGAATAAAAAATTTCCGGATAAGAAGCACGGGACCGAAGATTTTTATTGATATGGTTATAACTATCAGCAGAATTATTCCATTCTCAAAAGCGCATGATATAATGGACGCAGTTGAAAGAAGACTGAATCAGTTGATTGATAATGCCGATATTGTAATCCACTCAGAGCCAGTTGAAACAGATAAAGAAACTATTAACGATAAAATAAAAATGATAGTGAACGGTTACGGCTTGAAGTGTCACGATATTTTTTCGCATAAAATCGGCAATGAGATTTTTTCCGAGCTTCACGTTGAAGTTACTGATACAAATGACTTAATAAAAGCTCACGACAGAATAACTGAACTGGAAGAAAAAATAAAATCAGAGATTGGGATTATTTCGAATGTCAAAATTCATATAGATGAGCCGAGCAATATATTATATGACACGACTGATATAACAGGAAAGTCAGAAGATATGATAATTGAAATTAAAAAAATCATAAGTCTGAACAACGATGTTACATCAAGCGGTGATTATAATGTAATTATTACAAACGGAAAAATAAGAGTGTCACTAAACTGCACATTCGATTATCATTATTCACTGGATGAAGTGCATGATATTGTTACTCTGCTAGAAAGTAAAATATTAGCGGAATTAAAGAGTAGATATCCGAAGCTTTCTAATGTAATTATACATGCGGAACCAAATACAATTAACAATTAAAAGAAAAACATTCACACTATTATGAAAATAAAATTAGGGTTGTTTGGCGTCGGGCACTTGGGCAAAGTCCATTTAAAATTACTGAAAGAGCTTGCAGGCGAAAGAGATGATTTAGAGATTATTGGAATAAATGATATAAATGCCGAGAACTTATCAAAAATATCAGAAGAGTTTGGAGTTACAGCTTTTGAGAACAGAAGCGAGCTGATTGAAAAAATAAATGCCGGTGTAATTGTTACATCTACAAGCGCTCATTATGAGCTTGCTAAAGAGCTGCTATCAAAAGGAATACACTGCTTCATAGAAAAACCTATAACGGATACAATTGAAGAAGCGAATGAGCTGCTTGAAATTTTCAATAAGCAAAAACTGACTGTTCAGATTGGACATATTGAAAGATTCAATCCGGCTCTGCTTGCAATTGAAAAATATAATCTGACTCCTTTGTTTATTGAATCACACAGATTATCTCAGTTCAATCCCAGAGGAACAGATGTATCGGTAATAAAAGATTTAATGATACATGACATTGATATAATTCTGAACTTAGTAAAATCAAAAGTAAAAAATATTTCTGCAAACGGAGTTGCAATCATCACAGATAAAATTGATATTGCGAATGCCAGAATTGAATTTGAGAACGGATGTGTTGCAAATGTAACTGCTTCCAGAATTTCGCAGAAGAAAATGCGCAAGATGAGAATCTTCCAGCAGAATGCATATATCTCAGTTGATTTCGCAGAGAATACTTCTGAAGTTTTCAGACTTACTAAAGACGCTCCGCAGGGTTCGGGCGGATTTGCAATGAGTGTCGGACAGATTGAAAAGAACGGTGAAAGCTTAGATATATACTATGAGAAACCGAAGCATGAAGAAATAAATCCGCTGAAGTTTGAATTGAACTCGTTCATTGATTCGATAAAAAATAAATCAGAACCGAAAGTAACACTTGAAGACGGAATGGAAGCGTTAAGAGTTGCAGAGATGATTGTAAATCAAATTGAAGAAACACAAAAATTTAAAATCTGATGTACCATCCACATGTATAAAATCGCGCACATAACTGACCTTCACATTAAAAGTCTTGACCTTAAAGGATATAAGAGGCAGTTAACTCTTTTGCTTGAAGATATCAAGAGAAGAGAGTGCGACCATATATTTATTACGGGAGATTTAATCGATAACGGCGAAGATAAAGATTATACAACACTGATAAAAATTCTTAATCAGTTCGGATTGATGGATACGAATAAAATTTCAGTTACAATCGGTAACCACGAAATTTACGGAGGCACTCAGACTGCTGAAGATGTGTTTATGTTTCCTACCCGATGTCAGAACACCGATTATAACGCGCAGGTAAAAAAGTTTTATGAGTTTTTCAAGCCGGCATTTGAAGGAGCGGAAATAAATAATGAACATAATCCGTTTCCTTATTGTAAAATTTTATTTGATAAGATTGCAGTCATAGGAGTAAACTCAAATGCGCACTGGTCGAAGATAAGAAATCCAATCGGCTCAAACGGAGCAGTGTATGACGAGCAATTTAAGAAGCTTTCCAAGATTTTAAAATCAGATGAGATAAAAGATAAATTAAAAATTGTTTTAATTCATCATCACTTTAATAAAACGAGTGAAGTTGCCAGCAATATAGTTCATTCGTTATGGCTATATGTTGAAAGAAGAACTATGAAGCTTCACAACAAAAAAAGATTGTTCAAATTGTTTAAAGAAGCTAAAATTGATATGGTCCTTCACGGACAT
This is a stretch of genomic DNA from Bacteroidota bacterium. It encodes these proteins:
- a CDS encoding metallophosphoesterase; this encodes MYKIAHITDLHIKSLDLKGYKRQLTLLLEDIKRRECDHIFITGDLIDNGEDKDYTTLIKILNQFGLMDTNKISVTIGNHEIYGGTQTAEDVFMFPTRCQNTDYNAQVKKFYEFFKPAFEGAEINNEHNPFPYCKILFDKIAVIGVNSNAHWSKIRNPIGSNGAVYDEQFKKLSKILKSDEIKDKLKIVLIHHHFNKTSEVASNIVHSLWLYVERRTMKLHNKKRLFKLFKEAKIDMVLHGHTHITDSYTRKGSLFVNSSASVIPFTQNKVRKYHIIKIPKDKKKLAFDVQLINL
- a CDS encoding cation-efflux pump — encoded protein: MEETSKIKVKVALNSLFAAVFITGIKILAAYFSGSLAILTEVVNSGIDIFVCLVTIFSVKYAAKPADDDHNYGHEKAENISALIQVLFLFGTSSFIIYEAVQRIFLGKHPELNITAWTFAALLLSIGIDFFRARALNRIADETKSNALKADALHFSSDILSSMIVIVGLIFSFFGYDKADAISAFVVAIIIIILGLKMSKKAIDSLLDRVPPGLSEKIRYETLLIEGVEGIKNFRIRSTGPKIFIDMVITISRIIPFSKAHDIMDAVERRLNQLIDNADIVIHSEPVETDKETINDKIKMIVNGYGLKCHDIFSHKIGNEIFSELHVEVTDTNDLIKAHDRITELEEKIKSEIGIISNVKIHIDEPSNILYDTTDITGKSEDMIIEIKKIISLNNDVTSSGDYNVIITNGKIRVSLNCTFDYHYSLDEVHDIVTLLESKILAELKSRYPKLSNVIIHAEPNTINN
- a CDS encoding Gfo/Idh/MocA family oxidoreductase, whose protein sequence is MKIKLGLFGVGHLGKVHLKLLKELAGERDDLEIIGINDINAENLSKISEEFGVTAFENRSELIEKINAGVIVTSTSAHYELAKELLSKGIHCFIEKPITDTIEEANELLEIFNKQKLTVQIGHIERFNPALLAIEKYNLTPLFIESHRLSQFNPRGTDVSVIKDLMIHDIDIILNLVKSKVKNISANGVAIITDKIDIANARIEFENGCVANVTASRISQKKMRKMRIFQQNAYISVDFAENTSEVFRLTKDAPQGSGGFAMSVGQIEKNGESLDIYYEKPKHEEINPLKFELNSFIDSIKNKSEPKVTLEDGMEALRVAEMIVNQIEETQKFKI
- a CDS encoding EamA family transporter, yielding MKKILLVAFLTFAAAFTPIAAKYTVAQISPLSLAFLRFGLATALLLLVCAHRKVNLKIEKEDYLKFLFTGFLVIPFNQIVFLVGIKLSAASHSGVLYSCTPMIVYICSIFLKHEKFQAKKIFTISLTIVGIFLIFYENIMNVHKDGHDILIGDILLFFAVLSFAMYLAFSKTLIVKYGSLKAQTVSFSVGSVMYIPIFLWDMHNINFSEVNFFGWLGYFHLAIIVAFASYFLYSYTTKFIHTSTLTTLTNMAPIFTLIFSWILLKESLSYFFMIGAVVTFIGVFLTQLMTMQQKNTKKQNNEPPKDQVEVTNL